GCTGGTTTCGGGAAAAAGGGATTCACAAGTTACGTATAGAGGCTCGTTACGAAACAAGAACGGCAATAGAGTCTCGCGTGCGTTTATACAAAGATCATCTGCAGGCAAACTACGCATCAAATACTTACACCGAAACAGAACTCCGTAAAATAGAAGGAGAGGATATCACGCGGGGACATTATTTTCGTGGTGTGGAATAAAAGAAGCCCATATTTCTATCTTTTACTTCCGATAAGGATAAATTATCGGAAGTTGTTTTTATGTACTTTTATAGATTGCTATGAAATGCTTTCTAACCCTTGATTTTCCTGGACTTAACAAGGAAGGCTCTCATATTTTGCTTTATGAGTTTTCATGCGTTTTTATACGTTTTTGACTATGTTCGCCGTCAAATCCGCCGTCAAAAATTTTATCATGGACACATGTGAAAAACCTCCGACATTGTTGGGCTGTCGAAGGTTTTTCTTTCTATGAAATTTTCTCTTTCGCCGTCAAATCGTCTAATAGATAAAAAGAAAAGATGAACGGTTTTAAATCATCGTCCTGTTTTCTACGCGTATGCCTTGACCGTCGGCGCAAGCGATTTCTCAAGCACCATTTTGATGATCCACACTGCTCCCTGCATCACAGTCGGCAGTACGATGGCGTCGCGCCAGTAGCACCAGCCACTTTCACTTTTCGATTGCTCTTTGATCTTGTCCACAAACTTATCAACAACTTGTTCGATCATCGGCAGGCCTTCGTTGAGAATAGCACGCGTGACACGCTGCTTGACTTCTTCTGTCACATTCTCGACATTGAGTTCTTTGACGATTGCGTCCCTGACGTCTGTCCACTTGCTCATTTTATAAAATCTCCTTTCAGAAAGTGAAATGTATTTGAGTTTTCGATTTAATATTTCACTTTTATTTCACTAAATCATCTGCTCATAATCCGTTATCCCTCTCGCGACAGCCCTCGCAAATTCATCCTGCCGCTCTCTCAGCAGTGCTGCGTCGCCGGCATTATCAATAAACGCCAGTTCGACAAGCACCGCGGGCATATCCGTGCTTTTCAGCACCCAGAGATTTGGACGGTCTTTGAGTCCTCTGTCCGTCGTGCCGAGGCTATCGACGATCTGCCGTTGAATGCAGTCCCCAAGCTTCCTGCCGGCGTCGCTCCCGGGATACACGAGTACCTCCGTACCCTTTGCATTCCCGTTAAATGCGTTGCAATGGATGCTGACGAAAATGTCCGCTCCGCTCGCGTTGGCCACACTCGTGATTGTATAGAGGTCGTCATCCTGCATGTTGCCAACGACTTCCACGCCCGCCGCTGTGAGATAGTGCTCTACGAGGTCAGCGACACTCTTTGCTACGTCGCACTCTCGGAGTCCGCGGCCGCATGCTCCGGGATCCGGAATCCCGTTCGGCGCATGGCCGGGATTTAAAAACACTTTCATTCTCTTCACCTCCTTTCCGGTCTGCACTTTTTCAAGTGCTCTTCCATTGCTTTAAGCTCCGGCACGAAGAATCCCGTTCTCGTTGCAATTGCCAAAAATGCGTAATACTTCGACCAGAGCTCGCACCACTCAAGATTTGTCATTTCCCCCGCTCTCCTTTTTCGTTCTTGAGCTGTTCTAATGTATCGCATAGCTTCTGCGGCACCGGAACGCCGGAGTTTGCCGCGTTCTCGATAATTGATAGTCCTTCATTCCCGATGTAGAACCAGACGATCATCGTATGTACTGCCGATGTTCCCATTGCCGTGTCGATATAGTGCGCCAGTGCCACAATGCACAGAATAGACACCTTGCGTACAATGCCCAGTGCCCCCACACGGCTGCTGGGCCCCCTTTTGCTGCTAGGGTGTTTCCTCTTGTAGCGGTATGCTGCGAGGACGCCCGTCACATAGTCGATCGCCATCGCGACAAGCAGAGTCTCTACAAGATTATTCCACCCGAGCAAATGCCCTGCGATTCCGCCTGCAACGGAACACCCCGCCCCCCATACCATCTGCATTTCCGTCGGGATCATCCCTTTCAAAAAAATCAATACATCCTGCATATGATCTCCTTTCCTTCGCCTTTCATTATCCTTCGGCACGCTCCGCGAGATGCATCGCAACATCTTCTCGATAGACCGCCGGGACAATCTTTTGCCCATCTTTCTGTTCTGCCTCATTGATCGCGTATCTCCCCAGCCGAATGAGCTCTGCGTAGATCGGAATCATAAACGATTGTTTCTTCATTGCGATTCACCTCCTTTCAGGGACTCTTCCATCCTTACAACGGCTTCGTATATCCCGGCAACCGCCTCCAACACTGTTGCGCTCACATCCTCTGCCGCGGCATTGAGCACGTTGTCCGGCGGTGCGGAGACCGGCTTCCCAGACTCGCCGTCTCGAACGTAGCCGGTGCCATTTTCGCCCATGCCGTGCATTCCTACATAATGCTCCCAGTCATCCGCTGAAATCTGAATATACCCTTCCTTTTTCGCACTGCCTTGGTATGAATCCAGCAGATGTCCTTCGTTGTCAAACAATGCTTTGTATCCTGCCTTTGCCATATTTTTCTCCTTTTAATTATCCGCGTACTTTGCGAGGCGCAGCCCGAGGTACGTAAGTGAGACCGTCGCGGCATAGTTCACAGCGAACGAGAACGGACCGCTGTACGTACCGTGTCCAAAACAGTCACTTTGATGCAACACGCTATTTGCCGCCGCCCACGCGTAATCCGCATATGTCGCGTTAGCTTCCACAGCATCGGCAGTTACGGGAATAAAGACGTCTGCAAGGTCGTACGCTTCGCCTTTCGCTACGGATACGTCCTTTATCCATCCGGCAGCTACAGTTACGTCTGTTTGTACGTATGTGCCGTCGCATGCGTTTGAGAATATCTGTGCTTTCCCCTCCGCGTCTGTTTTGAAACCGTCTGTGTGTTCAAATATATTGCCCCACCACTCGGATAGACCGCGCCACTTCGCGTTGGATGTACCCGTTGCAACTATCGTGTGCTGTGAACCGTTTCCGATCACTTCTTGCATGTCTGTCGTCGCATATTCTATGAGCATGAGAAGCGAGATTGCCGCTCTCTCGTAGATCGTCTGCAAGTGCCAGCCGCGCTTGTTCGGATCACTGGCATTTGTATTGCGCGCTGTGCAGCTGTTGATTGCACTTGCCATCCCGCCGACGCTCACCCACGGCGTTTTCCCTGCCGCGCTTCCTGCGACGCCATTATCGTTGTATGCTTCGTACGCGCCAATATAAAAGCAGCTCTTCTCTTCGCCGTTGCGTATAAACGCCGGATGCACGTGATATCCTTCCCGCGGTTCTTTGCTGATCCAGCGGCACTTGTTATCATATCTATGGTAAAACTTCGGAATTTTCACCATGGTCTGTCCGTCAAACGTGACTGTCTCTATCGCGTTCCATGGATAGAGGTCGTCGAAATTCGGGCGCGGAATCATTCTGCCGGCTTTGTTGATGTGCAGCCATATGCCTGACTTCAAGCCCTCTTTCGCGAGCATGACGCCGACGACACCTTCCGCGTCCTCTTTGAGCTTATTGATGCTCTCATTGAGTGCATTTGTCTGTGCTGTGTTGAGTTCGTCGACTTCAGCCTTCGTGTACGTGTTTTCTGCGTGTACTTCTCCGAAGTATCCGGCCTTCCATTTCTTTTTCTTTGTTCCGATTGTTCCTTCACCCGTCGCACGCGGCACATAGTTTCTCGTTGCCATCGTCTTCCTCCTTATTCCTTCGGCATGATATCGCCGTTCTCGTCGAGCTCGTAGTTGACATCATAGATCGGCTCTTCAATCGGCATGATGTCGCCGTTTATGTCTACTTCGAAGAAGTCGATTTTAGCGACGTTAAGCGCATCAGTCACCTTCTTCACGTACTCGATCAGCTTTGTCTCCCCTTCTACCGCAT
This portion of the Selenomonas sp. TAMA-11512 genome encodes:
- a CDS encoding N-acetylmuramoyl-L-alanine amidase — translated: MKVFLNPGHAPNGIPDPGACGRGLRECDVAKSVADLVEHYLTAAGVEVVGNMQDDDLYTITSVANASGADIFVSIHCNAFNGNAKGTEVLVYPGSDAGRKLGDCIQRQIVDSLGTTDRGLKDRPNLWVLKSTDMPAVLVELAFIDNAGDAALLRERQDEFARAVARGITDYEQMI
- a CDS encoding phage holin family protein, encoding MQDVLIFLKGMIPTEMQMVWGAGCSVAGGIAGHLLGWNNLVETLLVAMAIDYVTGVLAAYRYKRKHPSSKRGPSSRVGALGIVRKVSILCIVALAHYIDTAMGTSAVHTMIVWFYIGNEGLSIIENAANSGVPVPQKLCDTLEQLKNEKGERGK
- a CDS encoding CD1375 family protein, translated to MKKQSFMIPIYAELIRLGRYAINEAEQKDGQKIVPAVYREDVAMHLAERAEG